The sequence below is a genomic window from Microbacterium sp. cx-55.
GCGCGGCCGTCGTCGTCGACTGCGAGCGAGCCTGACCAGATGCCGTCGTCGCCGTCTCCCGGTTCGAGGGCGACGGGATGCTCGGTCCACGAGAACAGGTCGAGTGAGCTGGCATGACCCCAGCGGCATTCGGGCGCCCACGTGGTGCGGTCGGGCACGTACTGGAAGAAGAGATGGTAGCGGCCGTTGTGCCAGGTGAGCGCGAGCGGGTCGTTCATCCAACCCGAGCCGGGGGTGAAATGCCAGCGGGGGCGGTCGTGCGTCATGCGTGCGGCTCCTTTGCTGCCGCCATAGATAGCGGACCTGTCTCCAAGTATGGGCTTGACAAGACGATTTGGCAAAACGTATTGTCATGTTTGTCGCTCCGGCGGCGAGTGCCGCAAACCTGGGCACGTACCCTCGCAATCACGCAACGTCGCACAGAATTGGAGTCGAAGTGATGATGCTTCGCACACACACCCGGAAGTCCCGTCGTGTCCTGGCCGGCGCCACCGGCCTCCTTGCCGTCGGCATCACCGTCGTCCTTTCGGGATGCGGTGCCGGAGGAGGGGCCCCTGCAGCGGGCGCCGACTCGATCACCGTTCTCGTCGAGGCTGGCGGCCACGGCGAGTTGCAGCCCATCGCAGACCAGTTCGAGAAGGACACCGGCACTTCGGTGACTTTCGTCGAGCTGCCCTACGACGGCCTCTATAACCGGCTGAACAGCGAGTTCAGCTCGGGGTCGCTCTCCTTCGACGTCGCCGCCCTCGACTCGATCTGGCTGCCGACCTTCGCCGAGGCTCTCACCCCCCTCGACGATGTGTTCACCGATGACGTGCAGTCCGACCTCTTCCCGGCGCTCGTCACCGAAGCGCAGGTCGAGGGCTCCTTCGTCGGGATGCCCGCCTGGACCAACTCTGAAATTCTCTACTACCGCACTGACCTCTTCGAGGACCCGGCCCAGCAGGCGGAGTTCAAGGCCGAGTACGGCTACGACCTTGCGCCGCCCACCACCTGGGAGCAGTACTCGGACGTGGCGAAGTTCTTCACTCAGGACACCGACGGCGATGGCCAGGTCGACGTATATGGCACCGACGTGAAGGGCGCAGTCGAGACCGAGTGGCTCGCCACTCTCTCGCAGACAGGGGAGAAGAACATGGTCGTCGGAGACGACGGCTCGGTCTCCCTCGGCAATGCCGACAGCCTCGCGGCCCTCGATTTCTACACCAGCCTGCTGCCCTATGCGCCCTCGGGTGCCGCGCAGCTCGACTGGGCCGGTTCACAGAACCTCTTCAACCAGGGCCAGTTGGCGATGATGCGCTTCTGGGCGCACGCCTACAAGCAGATTCCCGCCGACTCGGCAGTAGCGGGCAAGGTCGGCGTCACCACGATGGTGGGTGGTCCCGGCGGAGTCGCCGGTGTGCCCGGCGCCTGGTACCTGTCGGTTCCGGCCGGTACGAGCAAGCAGGAGAAGGCGCTCGAGTTCGTGCAGTACGCCTACGACAACAACGAGCTGTCCGTCGACACCGATCTGGGGCTCGCCTCGCGCATCTCGGTACTCGAGCAGTACCAGGATGAGCCCGGCTACGAGAACTACAAGCCGCTGATCGACACTCTGAACGCCGAGTCGACCGTGCCGCGCCCCGCGAACCCAAATTGGCAGGAGATCGTCGATTCCGCTCTCATTCCGATGATCCAGAAGGCCGTCGTACCGGGAGCGGACAACCAGCAGCTCCTTGACGACGCCAAGGCGCAGGTCGAGTCCATCATCGAGTGACTCTGAGCTGTGGCGCCCGGTCCCGGACAGGGCGCCACAGCCGAATCACCCGCTCCTCGCCATCCCCTCGACCAGAAAGTCTCATCGTGCGTCTCACCGATCGCCGGTTCGCGTTCTTCCTGATGCTTCCGGCCACCGCCTTTCTCGCCGTGTTCGTGGCGTGGCCGCTTGTGCAGTTCGTCTCGGACTCTTTCTTCGAGATCAGCAAGTTCGCCGGTGGCCCCCGCACCTTCGTCGGCTTCGACAACTACATCGAGGCGTTCACCTCGGGTGACTTCGGCAACGCCGCCTGGCGCACCGTGGTCTACACGATCATCGTGGTCGTCTTCGAGTTCGTGCTCGGTCTCGCCGTCGCGCTCATGTTCACGGCGCTCGGCAATTCTTCCCGAGTGTTCCGCACGATCTTCCTCTACCCGCTGATGATTGCCCCGATCGTGGCCGGCCTGCTCTGGCGGTTCCTGCTGATCGACAACTTCGGCATCGTCAACCAGCTTCTGACGGATGCGCACATTCTGAGTGACCCCGGTCAGATCCAGTGGCTCAGCGACCCAAACATCGCCCTGTTCTCGGTCGCGATCCCTGACATCTGGCTGACCACCTCATTCATCTCGCTCGTGCTCTTCGCAGGCCTGCAGAACATCCCCGGCGACGTGATCGAGGCCGCACGACTCGACGGAGCCCGCTACCCGACGATCCTCTTCCGCATCATCATCCCGCTGCTGCGGCCTGTGATCGCGGTAGCCCTGATCCTCAGAGGCATCGACGCCGCCCGCGCGTTCGACGTCATCCTCATCCAGACCAACGGGGGACCGCAACAGAGCACCGAGACCATGTCGTTGCTCGTCTACCGCACCATGGTGCGATTCGGTGACCCGGGCCTGGCGAGCGCGATGGGAACCGTGTATCTCATCGCCATGCTCGCTGTCTCGGTCGCAGCCATCCTGCTCATCTGGCGTCCCGGAAATGAGAACAACCGATGAACGGCCTCGAAACCACCCGCGTCAGCTCACGGGCCATCCTCTGGGTCGCCCTGGTGCTCCTCGTCGTGCTCTACGGCTTCCCCTTTCTCTACATGCTGTTCACCTCGTTCAAGACACCGCTGGAGACCATCGCGGTGCCTCCGACGGTGCTGCCGTCGACCTGGACGATCGAGAACTACGCCTCGGCCATCGGCCGCGACGGCGTGGTCGCCTCGTTCATCAATAGCGTCGTGACGGCTGTGCTCAGCACTGCCATCTCGCTCGTTCTGGCGCTGCCGGCGGCCTACGCCGTCACGCGTTTCCGCACCCGCTTCGGCCGGTTCTTCATCGTCGGCGCCCTCGTGATGCGGATGGTGCCGCCGATCGTGATCGGTGTGCCGATGATCGGAATCTTCCGCAGTCTCGGCATCTCCGACACGTCGTTCGCGCTGGCCATCGCGCACGCCACGATCTCGCTGCCGCTGTCCATCTGGCTGATGTCGAGTTTCTTCGAGGCCGTGCCGGAAGAGCTGGAGGAGGCGGCGAAGATCGACGGCGCGAGTCGGCTCGGTGCACTCTGGCGAGTGGTGCTGCCTGTCACCGCCGGGGGCATCGCTGTCACCGCCATCTTCGCCTTCCTCGCGTCGTGGAACGAGTTCCTCTTCGCGCTGCTGCTCACGGCGACACGCTCGCAGACCACCCCGATCGTCATCGCGAACTTCCAGACTCAGTTCGGTCTCGATTGGGGGGCGATGACAGCTCTAGCGGTGCTCTACTCGGTTCCCGTGATCCTTCTGGCGCTTGTGCTGCAGCGTCACATCGTGGCCGGACTCACTGCCGGTGCGGTGAAAGGATGACGGACTCGGTGAGAATGGCCGGGAGCCGAACTGCCCGGCCTCAAGCATTCAAGGGGACACAGTGACACGCAAGGCCGTAGGCATCAAGGACGTGGCCCGGGAAGCGGGGGTCTCGGTCACCACCGTCTCGCACATCCTCAACGACGTCGAGTCCGCGCGCGCCAGCGACGAGACACGCGAACGGGTGAAGACCACGGCCGCGCGGCTCGGATACGGCGCTAACCGCATTGCCCGCAGCCTCCGGCGGCAGCAGTCCGAGATGATCGGCCTGCTCAGTGAGGAGATCGCGACCACTCCGCATGCCGGCCGCATCATCCTCGGCGCCCAAGAGGCTGCGCGGAAACGCGGGCTCACCCTCGTGCTCATCAACACCAGCCGTGATCAGCTCGACATCCAGCGCGATACGGACGCCCTGCTGCGCCAGCAGGTCGATGGCGTGCTCTACGCCACCATGTACCACCGCGAGATCGCCCTCCCGGCCTCGCTTCAGGCGGTTCCGACGGTGCTGATCGACTCGACTTCCGAGGACGGGCGCGTGCCGTCGGTCGTACCGGATGAAGAGGGAGGGGCCTTTGTCGCGGTCGATGAGCTGATCCGGCATGGGCACCGTCGGATCGGCTTCATCACCAACTCCGACGACGTGCCGGCGACCCGGGGGCGGCTGACGGGTTACCGCCGGGCCCTGGCGGGCGCGGGTCTGGAGTTTGACCCGACGTTCGTGGTCGCCGATCAGTCGGAGACCCCGGGCGGGTATAAGGCGGCGATGGAGATACTCGGCCGGCCGGACCGGCCGACGGGCCTGTTCTGCTACAACGACCGGATGGCGATGGGCGCCTACCGCGCGGCCGCCGAGCTCGGCCTTCGCATCCCAGACGATCTCTCACTGGTCGGCTTCGATAATCAAGAGCTCATCGCCGAAGGCCTCTACCCGGCGCTCACGACGGTGGCGCTCCCGCATTTCGAGATGGGGGAGTGGGCGCTCGAGGCTCTCGCCACGCTGATGGCGGGCTCGGAGGAGTCTGAGCAGCCCGCCGTGTACGAGGTGGTCGTACTGCCCTGCCCGCTGGTTCGGCGGCAGTCGGTCGGGGCCCCGGTTTCCTCGGAGGGGGGTTCCCGTGAGTGACCTGCTCGTCATCGGCGAGGCGCTCGTCGACGTGGTCTCGACTGGCGCCGGCCGTGAAGCACACCCGGGTGGAAGCCCCCTGAACGTCGCCGTGGGTCTCGCCCGGCTGGGGGCCTCAGTCACTCTCGCGACATGCATCGGTACCGACGAGTTCGGGCGGATCCTGTCGGGCCACCTCGCCCGGTCGGGTGTGGTGGTGACACAGGGATCGGTGGACCCCTCTATCCGCACCTCGTCAGCGACGGCAAGCATCCGATCTGACGGATCGGCACAGTATGACTTCGACATCACCTGGGACATCTCGGCTCCCCGCATCTCGAGTTTCCGTGGGCTCCACACCGGGTCGATCGGCGCTCTCCTCGCGCCGGGAGGCGACATCGTCGCGGCCTGCTTCGAGTCGGCCGGGCCGGAGATCCTTCGTTCGTTCGACCCGAACATCCGCCCATCGGTTCTGGGACCGCGGGAGCAGGTGCTCCCGTCGGTCGAACGAATCGCGCGAGCGAGCACGGTCGTCAAGCTGAGCGACGAGGATGCGGAATGGTTGCACCCGGGGCTCAACGCGGCCGAGGTGACGGCGCACTACGCGCGCCTCGGCGCGGCGCTCGTGGTCGTCACCCAGGGAGGTGCCGGAAGCGTCCTCCGTC
It includes:
- a CDS encoding ABC transporter substrate-binding protein, which produces MMLRTHTRKSRRVLAGATGLLAVGITVVLSGCGAGGGAPAAGADSITVLVEAGGHGELQPIADQFEKDTGTSVTFVELPYDGLYNRLNSEFSSGSLSFDVAALDSIWLPTFAEALTPLDDVFTDDVQSDLFPALVTEAQVEGSFVGMPAWTNSEILYYRTDLFEDPAQQAEFKAEYGYDLAPPTTWEQYSDVAKFFTQDTDGDGQVDVYGTDVKGAVETEWLATLSQTGEKNMVVGDDGSVSLGNADSLAALDFYTSLLPYAPSGAAQLDWAGSQNLFNQGQLAMMRFWAHAYKQIPADSAVAGKVGVTTMVGGPGGVAGVPGAWYLSVPAGTSKQEKALEFVQYAYDNNELSVDTDLGLASRISVLEQYQDEPGYENYKPLIDTLNAESTVPRPANPNWQEIVDSALIPMIQKAVVPGADNQQLLDDAKAQVESIIE
- a CDS encoding carbohydrate ABC transporter permease, translated to MRLTDRRFAFFLMLPATAFLAVFVAWPLVQFVSDSFFEISKFAGGPRTFVGFDNYIEAFTSGDFGNAAWRTVVYTIIVVVFEFVLGLAVALMFTALGNSSRVFRTIFLYPLMIAPIVAGLLWRFLLIDNFGIVNQLLTDAHILSDPGQIQWLSDPNIALFSVAIPDIWLTTSFISLVLFAGLQNIPGDVIEAARLDGARYPTILFRIIIPLLRPVIAVALILRGIDAARAFDVILIQTNGGPQQSTETMSLLVYRTMVRFGDPGLASAMGTVYLIAMLAVSVAAILLIWRPGNENNR
- a CDS encoding carbohydrate kinase family protein, whose protein sequence is MSDLLVIGEALVDVVSTGAGREAHPGGSPLNVAVGLARLGASVTLATCIGTDEFGRILSGHLARSGVVVTQGSVDPSIRTSSATASIRSDGSAQYDFDITWDISAPRISSFRGLHTGSIGALLAPGGDIVAACFESAGPEILRSFDPNIRPSVLGPREQVLPSVERIARASTVVKLSDEDAEWLHPGLNAAEVTAHYARLGAALVVVTQGGAGSVLRLGAATAFVPAQTTKVADTIGAGDSYMAGLLFFLTTTVGSGTLLGGAMTLPDAVQAAAFAAACAAVTVSRPGADLPRLDEVAPASSIRFESENP
- a CDS encoding carbohydrate ABC transporter permease → MNGLETTRVSSRAILWVALVLLVVLYGFPFLYMLFTSFKTPLETIAVPPTVLPSTWTIENYASAIGRDGVVASFINSVVTAVLSTAISLVLALPAAYAVTRFRTRFGRFFIVGALVMRMVPPIVIGVPMIGIFRSLGISDTSFALAIAHATISLPLSIWLMSSFFEAVPEELEEAAKIDGASRLGALWRVVLPVTAGGIAVTAIFAFLASWNEFLFALLLTATRSQTTPIVIANFQTQFGLDWGAMTALAVLYSVPVILLALVLQRHIVAGLTAGAVKG
- a CDS encoding LacI family DNA-binding transcriptional regulator; the protein is MTRKAVGIKDVAREAGVSVTTVSHILNDVESARASDETRERVKTTAARLGYGANRIARSLRRQQSEMIGLLSEEIATTPHAGRIILGAQEAARKRGLTLVLINTSRDQLDIQRDTDALLRQQVDGVLYATMYHREIALPASLQAVPTVLIDSTSEDGRVPSVVPDEEGGAFVAVDELIRHGHRRIGFITNSDDVPATRGRLTGYRRALAGAGLEFDPTFVVADQSETPGGYKAAMEILGRPDRPTGLFCYNDRMAMGAYRAAAELGLRIPDDLSLVGFDNQELIAEGLYPALTTVALPHFEMGEWALEALATLMAGSEESEQPAVYEVVVLPCPLVRRQSVGAPVSSEGGSRE